A region from the Triticum aestivum cultivar Chinese Spring chromosome 3D, IWGSC CS RefSeq v2.1, whole genome shotgun sequence genome encodes:
- the LOC123077673 gene encoding putative CBL-interacting protein kinase 13 — protein sequence MARMASKGSSGRAMAGGAGGASGREGKKALLLGRFEVGRMLGQGNFAKVYQARNVATGEEVAIKVIEKEKVFKSGLTAHIKREIAALRRVRHPHIVQLYEVMATKLRIYFVMEYVRGGELFAKVAKGPLPEGEARRYFQQLVSAVAFCHARGVYHRDIKPENLLVDDAGDLKVSDFGLSAVAEQMRHDGLFHTFCGTPAYVAPEVLSRRGYDAAKADLWSCGVVLFVLGAGYLPFQDRNLVGMYRKIHRGDFRCPKWFSPELLRLMHRVLDTKPLRRATIDEIMDNEWFKVGFRRFSFRIEDDRSFTCFDLDDGDAYAPTSPPDTPRTADGSDYGDATDQQQKISGGMTSCGSAPSLLEGRFGQLGGSSRRRSSLNAFDLISFSPGFDLSGLFEDGGGEGSSGEGEQQQNAARFVSAAPVEQILAALERTAAAAGMAVRAREDGSVIMEGTREGANGALAVAAEIYELTPELVVVEVRRKSGGAAEYEEFYRSRLKPSLRELMTEEPAPRVGSKELTRSV from the coding sequence ATGGCGCGGATGGCAAGCAAGGGGAGCAGCGGCAGGGCCATGGCCGGCGGGGCCGGCGGGGCCAGCGGGCGCGAGGGGAAGAAGGCTCTGCTGCTGGGGCGGTTCGAGGTGGGGAGGATGCTGGGGCAGGGCAACTTCGCCAAGGTGTACCAGGCGCGCAAcgtggccaccggcgaggaggTGGCCATCAAGGTGATCGAGAAGGAGAAGGTCTTCAAGTCCGGCCTCACGGCGCACATCAAGCGCGAGATCGCCGCGCTCCGCCGCGTGCGCCACCCGCACATCGTGCAGCTCTACGAGGTCATGGCCACCAAGCTCCGCATCTACTTCGTCATGGAGTACGTGCGCGGCGGCGAGCTATTCGCCAAGGTCGCCAAGGGCCCCCTGCCGGAGGGCGAGGCCCGGCGCTACTTCCAGCAGCTggtctccgccgtcgccttctGCCACGCGCGCGGGGTGTACCACCGGGACATCAAGCCTGAGAACCTCCTCGTTGACGACGCCGGCGACCTCAAGGTCTCCGACTTCGgcctctccgccgtcgccgagcaGATGCGCCACGACGGGCTCTTCCACACCTTCTGCGGCACCCCGGCGTACGTCGCCCCCGAGGTGCTCTCCCGCCGCGGCTACGACGCCGCCAAGGCCGACCTCTGGTCCTGCGGCGTCGTGCTCTTCGTCCTCGGCGCCGGCTACCTCCCGTTCCAGGACCGGAACCTCGTCGGCATGTACCGCAAGATCCACAGGGGCGACTTCCGCTGCCCCAAGTGGTTctcccccgagctcctccgcctcatGCACCGCGTCCTCGACACCAAGCCGCTGCGCCGCGCCACCATCGACGAGATCATGGACAACGAATGGTTCAAGGTCGGATTCCGGCGCTTCTCCTTCCGCATCGAGGACGACCGCTCCTTCACCTGCTTCGACCTCGACGACGGCGACGCCTATGCGCCCACCTCGCCACCCGACACCCCGCGGACGGCGGACGGCAGCGACTACGGCGACGCCACCGATCAGCAACAAAAAATCTCGGGAGGGATGACGTCGTGCGGATCGGCGCCGTCGCTGCTGGAAGGGAGGTTCGGGCAGCTGGGcgggagctcgcggcggcggtcgAGCCTGAACGCGTTCGACCTCATCTCCTTCTCCCCGGGGTTCGACCTCTCGGGGCTgttcgaggacggcggcggcgaggggagcagCGGGGAGGGCGAGCAGCAGCAGAACGCCGCGCGGTTCGTGTCGGCGGCGCCGGTGGAGCAGATCCTGGCGGCGCTGGAGCGGACGGCCGCGGCAGCGGGCATGGCGGTGCGGGCGAGGGAGGACGGGTCGGTGATCATGGAGGGGACGCGCGAGGGCGCTAACGGCGCGCTGGCGGTGGCCGCGGAGATCTACGAGCTGACGCCGGAGCTGGTGGTCGTGGAGGTGCGGCGCAAGTCCGGCGGCGCGGCCGAGTACGAGGAGTTCTACCGGTCGCGCCTGAAGCCCAGCCTGCGGGAGCTCATGACCGAGGAGCCGGCGCCACGTGTCGGCTCCAAGGAGCTCACTCGGAGCGTGTGA
- the LOC123077674 gene encoding mitochondrial dicarboxylate/tricarboxylate transporter DTC, with protein MADAKQQQQPPQTALAASGVWKTVKPFVNGGASGMLATCVIQPIDMVKVKIQLGEGSATSVTKKMLANEGVGSFYKGLSAGLLRQATYTTARLGSFRVLTNKAVEANEGKPLPLVQKAAIGLTAGAIGACFGSPADLALIRMQADSTLPAAQRRHYKNAFHALYRIIADEGVLALWKGAGPTVARAMSLNMGMLASYDQSVEVLRDKLGAGELSTMLGASAVSGFFASACSLPFDYVKTQVQKMQPDATGKYPYTGSLDCAMKTLKSGGPFKFYTGFPVYCVRIAPHVMMTWIFLNQIQKVEKRVGL; from the exons ATGGCGGAtgcgaagcagcagcagcagccgccgcagaCGGCGTTGGCGGCCAGCGGCGTCTGGAAGACGGTGAAGCCCTTCGTGAACGGCGGCGCCTCCGGCATGCTCGCCACCTGCGTCATCCAGCCCATCGACATGGTCAAG GTGAAGATCCAGTTGGGCGAGGGCTCTGCAACTTCTGTCACCAAGAAGATGCTTGCTAATGAGGGAGTTGGTTCCTTTTACAAG GGATTATCTGCTGGCTTGCTAAGGCAAGCGACATACACAACCGCTCGACTTGGATCCTTCAG GGTTCTAACAAATAAAGCAGTTGAAGCAAACGAAGGAAAACCACTGCCCTTAGTCCAGAAGGCTGCTATTGGTCTCACTGCTGGAGCGATTGGAGCGTGTTTTGGTAGTCCTGCAGATTTGGCACTCATTAGGATGCAGGCTGATTCAACCTTGCCAGCAGCCCAGCGCCGCCACTATAAGAATGCTTTTCATGCACTTTACCGTATTATTGCTGATGAAGGTGTTCTGGCACTTTGGAAGGGCGCAGGTCCAACTGTAGCTAGAGCGATGTCACTAAACATGGGCATGCTTGCCTCCTATGATCAGAGTGTTGAGGTACTTAGAGACAAACTTGGTGCTGGTGAACTTTCTACAATGCTTG GGGCCAGTGCTGTTTCAGGATTCTTCGCGTCTGCTTGCAGTTTGCCCTTCGACTATGTTAAGACACAGGTTCAGAAGATGCAACCTGATGCTACTGGAAAGTATCCATACACTGGGTCTCTTGACTGTGCAATGAAGACCTTGAAGAGTGGTGGTCCATTTAAGTTCTACACTGGCTTTCCGGTCTACTGTGTCAGGATTGCTCCACATGTCATG ATGACTTGGATATTCTTGAATCAGATTCAGAAGGTCGAGAAGCGTGTCGGCCTTTAA